The following proteins are encoded in a genomic region of Candidatus Hydrogenedentota bacterium:
- a CDS encoding stage 0 sporulation family protein has protein sequence MDIVRVRLRKPRRVLSFLCEGMTLNRDDACVVHTEDGLEWGVCVMPPEPRSPEETRRVRMRVLRRATAEDEQTMRDIERQEERAQDVCRRRIERHNLDMKLVDTECSYDKSRITFHFVAENRVDFRELVRDLAHELRSRIELRHIQVRDQAKLTGGLGTCGRPLCCASFLEEFRPISMRMAKAQNLSLNPAKISGQCGKLLCCLSYESDQYEACRKRRSDGGGCGGAPCAAGDAPPPADRRDPAPRPAEPVPADADAPQGDSASKRKRKKKRRSRNDPA, from the coding sequence ATGGACATAGTCCGCGTCAGGCTCAGAAAGCCGAGGCGGGTGCTTTCCTTCCTCTGCGAGGGGATGACCCTCAACCGCGACGACGCCTGTGTTGTCCACACCGAGGACGGCCTGGAGTGGGGCGTCTGCGTGATGCCCCCGGAGCCCCGGTCCCCCGAGGAGACGCGCCGCGTGCGCATGCGCGTGCTGCGCCGCGCCACTGCCGAGGACGAGCAGACCATGCGCGACATCGAGCGGCAGGAGGAGCGCGCCCAGGATGTGTGCCGCAGGAGAATCGAGAGGCACAATCTGGACATGAAGCTGGTGGACACGGAGTGCTCCTACGACAAGAGCCGGATCACGTTCCACTTCGTGGCTGAAAACCGGGTGGACTTCCGCGAACTGGTCCGCGACCTGGCCCACGAGCTGCGCAGCCGCATTGAGCTGCGGCACATCCAGGTGCGCGACCAGGCCAAACTCACCGGCGGTCTCGGCACCTGCGGCCGCCCCCTGTGCTGCGCGAGCTTTCTTGAGGAGTTCCGCCCCATTTCCATGCGCATGGCCAAGGCCCAGAACCTGTCCCTCAATCCCGCCAAGATCAGCGGGCAGTGCGGCAAGCTTCTGTGCTGCCTCAGCTACGAGAGCGACCAGTACGAGGCCTGCCGGAAGCGCAGGAGTGACGGCGGGGGATGTGGCGGCGCCCCCTGCGCCGCCGGGGATGCCCCGCCACCGGCGGATCGGCGGGACCCGGCCCCCCGGCCGGCGGAGCCCGTGCCCGCCGACGCCGACGCACCCCAGGGGGACTCGGCCTCCAAGCGCAAGCGCAAGAAGAAGCGCCGCAGCAGGAACGACCCGGCGTGA
- the metF gene encoding methylenetetrahydrofolate reductase [NAD(P)H] — MQGRPAVSFELFPPKTPEGMESLFDQLQELVRCKPSFITCTYGAGGSTRDRTLEVLRAIRERHPQMPVVSHLACSGTTRDGVRAYLRSALDLGVAGIVALRGDPPKDGAPETPEFRHASDLVELIRAEHPSLAVLVAGYPETHPESTSVAMDIEHLKRKVDTGADVVVTQLFFDNQDYFRFRDRCADAGISVPIVPGILPVTNLAQIRRLTAMCGTHLPGRLLRRLEVHQNDEEGQYAVGVYHAARQAEELIAGGAPGMHFYVLNKSRAALLICRALALFTPVEE, encoded by the coding sequence ATGCAGGGCCGTCCGGCCGTGTCCTTTGAGCTGTTCCCCCCGAAGACGCCGGAGGGGATGGAGAGCCTTTTTGACCAGCTTCAGGAGCTGGTGCGCTGCAAGCCCTCCTTTATCACGTGCACCTACGGCGCGGGCGGGTCCACCCGCGACCGCACACTGGAGGTGCTGCGCGCGATCCGGGAACGGCACCCGCAAATGCCGGTGGTCTCGCACCTGGCCTGTTCGGGGACCACCCGCGACGGCGTCCGGGCTTACCTCAGGTCCGCGCTGGACCTCGGCGTTGCCGGCATTGTCGCGCTCCGCGGCGACCCGCCGAAAGACGGAGCGCCGGAAACCCCGGAGTTCCGCCACGCCTCCGACCTGGTGGAGTTGATCCGCGCCGAGCATCCCTCGCTGGCCGTGCTGGTGGCGGGCTATCCGGAGACCCATCCGGAATCCACGTCGGTGGCCATGGACATCGAGCACCTGAAACGGAAAGTGGACACGGGCGCGGATGTGGTGGTGACGCAGCTCTTCTTCGACAACCAGGACTATTTCCGCTTCCGTGACCGCTGCGCCGATGCGGGCATCTCCGTGCCGATTGTGCCGGGCATCCTGCCCGTGACGAATTTGGCGCAGATCCGGCGCCTGACCGCCATGTGCGGCACGCACCTGCCCGGGCGCCTCCTGCGGCGGCTGGAGGTGCACCAGAACGACGAGGAGGGGCAGTACGCCGTCGGCGTGTACCACGCCGCCCGTCAGGCGGAGGAGCTGATCGCGGGCGGCGCGCCGGGCATGCACTTCTATGTGCTGAACAAGTCGCGCGCCGCGCTGCTCATCTGCCGCGCCCTGGCGCTCTTCACCCCTGTGGAGGAGTAG
- the holB gene encoding DNA polymerase III subunit delta' translates to MGFSAVRDQEVGVRLLRNIVRKGRVPGGLLLWGPSGVGKRLAALEMAKALNCDGGGGTGDACDQCRPCAKIGAGNHPDVKLIEPTGKTRIIKTQVVEEICDTTAYRPFEGRRRVYVIEEADRMNEAAQNKFLKTLEEPSTSTTFILLTDVPRQLLPTIRSRCQGVRFGMLPRETVAGLLWEQRGLSADAADTIAALSQGQMSRALDLCRGERRQAVLSVVRRLKQGDDPLTLSEEFDAYLEQMKKKIEEAAGRIPGDEDDAESEGEETTRREKELLEAFVAGRFRLELYEHVRLFHGWYRDELVYAATGDAEAVFNRDELSRLKTAAGDPAAKIGAVDLAWRYLDRNIARKRVLRDLFFTLAG, encoded by the coding sequence ATGGGTTTTTCCGCTGTCAGAGACCAGGAGGTGGGCGTCCGGCTCCTGCGCAACATTGTGCGCAAGGGACGTGTGCCCGGCGGGCTGCTGCTGTGGGGGCCCTCCGGCGTGGGAAAACGCCTGGCCGCCCTCGAAATGGCCAAGGCGTTGAACTGCGACGGCGGCGGCGGGACCGGGGACGCCTGCGACCAGTGCCGGCCCTGCGCGAAGATCGGCGCGGGGAACCACCCGGACGTCAAACTGATCGAGCCCACAGGCAAGACACGCATCATCAAGACGCAGGTGGTCGAGGAAATCTGCGACACGACGGCCTACCGGCCCTTCGAGGGGCGGCGGCGCGTTTATGTCATCGAAGAGGCCGACCGGATGAACGAGGCGGCCCAGAACAAGTTTCTCAAGACCCTTGAGGAGCCCTCGACCAGCACCACGTTTATCCTGCTCACCGACGTGCCCCGGCAGCTCCTGCCGACCATCCGGTCCCGGTGCCAGGGGGTGCGGTTCGGCATGCTGCCCCGGGAAACCGTGGCCGGCCTGCTCTGGGAGCAGCGGGGCCTGTCCGCCGACGCGGCGGACACCATCGCGGCCCTCTCCCAGGGGCAGATGAGCCGCGCCCTCGACCTGTGCCGCGGCGAGCGGCGGCAGGCGGTGCTGTCCGTGGTGCGGCGGCTGAAGCAGGGGGATGACCCCCTGACCCTGTCCGAGGAATTCGACGCCTATCTGGAGCAGATGAAGAAGAAGATCGAGGAGGCCGCGGGCCGCATCCCCGGCGACGAGGACGACGCCGAATCGGAGGGGGAGGAGACCACCCGGCGGGAGAAGGAGCTGCTGGAGGCGTTTGTAGCCGGGCGTTTCCGGCTGGAGCTGTATGAGCATGTCCGCCTGTTTCACGGGTGGTACCGCGACGAGCTGGTGTACGCCGCCACGGGCGACGCGGAGGCCGTCTTTAACCGGGACGAGCTTTCCCGGCTGAAAACGGCCGCCGGCGACCCGGCGGCGAAGATCGGGGCCGTGGACCTCGCGTGGCGCTATCTTGACCGCAACATCGCCCGCAAGCGCGTGCTTCGCGACCTGTTTTTCACCCTTGCGGGGTGA
- a CDS encoding TatD family hydrolase has protein sequence MTRIPDTHCHLQDPRFDGDRGEVLDRALDCLDWIAVVGDTLESSAAALALARPGVVAVVGVHPYHAEGVDGGALSRLRDLAADPAAVALGETGLDYFNEFSPRAVQRPAFERQLALAAELGKPVVIHNREADADCLAILRDHTPALAAVVMHCFGSGPESAEAFVELGCFISFAGNLTFPKAQKLRDAAAVVPLDRLLAETDAPYLAPQPRRGQRCEPADVLLTAAELARVRQCDELEMCEILRGNALRAFSLPSVQKG, from the coding sequence GTGACCCGCATCCCCGACACGCACTGCCACCTGCAGGATCCCCGTTTCGACGGGGACCGCGGGGAGGTGCTGGACCGGGCGCTCGACTGTCTCGACTGGATCGCCGTGGTCGGGGACACCCTCGAAAGCAGCGCCGCGGCCCTTGCCCTGGCGCGGCCCGGCGTGGTTGCCGTGGTTGGCGTGCACCCCTACCATGCCGAAGGCGTGGACGGCGGCGCCCTCTCCCGGCTCCGCGATCTGGCGGCCGATCCGGCGGCGGTCGCCCTCGGCGAGACCGGACTCGACTACTTCAACGAGTTTTCCCCCCGCGCGGTCCAGCGCCCCGCGTTTGAGCGGCAGCTCGCCCTGGCGGCGGAGCTGGGCAAGCCCGTGGTGATCCACAACCGCGAGGCCGACGCCGACTGCCTCGCCATCCTGCGCGACCACACGCCCGCCCTGGCCGCCGTGGTCATGCACTGCTTTGGCAGCGGCCCGGAAAGCGCGGAGGCCTTTGTGGAGCTGGGCTGTTTCATCTCCTTCGCCGGCAACCTCACCTTTCCCAAGGCGCAAAAGCTCCGGGACGCCGCCGCCGTCGTCCCCCTGGACCGGCTGCTCGCGGAGACCGACGCCCCCTACCTCGCCCCCCAGCCCCGCCGGGGACAGCGCTGCGAGCCCGCCGACGTCCTCCTGACGGCCGCCGAGCTGGCCCGCGTGAGGCAGTGTGATGAATTGGAAATGTGTGAAATCCTTCGCGGGAATGCCCTGCGGGCGTTCAGCTTGCCCTCTGTTCAGAAAGGTTGA
- a CDS encoding dTMP kinase, protein MRGLFITLEGVEGCGKTTQLHLLAGHLERRGCRVVTTREPGGTPLAEALRGLLLDPATGAISPLSELMMYAAARAQHVHAVIRPALERGDVVLCDRFCDSTLAYQGGGRGLAPDQIRTLNSLATGGLAPDCTLLLDLPAEDGLARSGKRGVLDRIEGESADFHHRVRAAFLDIARAEPERITIIDASAPVEEVSTAVRLRVDRLIETR, encoded by the coding sequence ATGAGGGGGCTTTTCATCACGCTGGAGGGGGTCGAGGGTTGCGGAAAGACCACGCAGCTCCATCTGCTGGCCGGACATCTGGAGCGGCGCGGATGCCGGGTGGTCACCACCCGCGAGCCGGGTGGCACGCCGCTGGCCGAGGCGCTGCGCGGCCTCCTGCTGGACCCGGCGACCGGCGCCATTTCCCCCCTTTCCGAATTGATGATGTACGCCGCGGCGCGGGCGCAACATGTCCACGCCGTGATCCGCCCCGCCCTGGAGCGGGGCGACGTGGTGCTCTGCGACCGGTTTTGCGACTCGACCCTGGCCTATCAGGGCGGCGGCCGGGGCCTCGCGCCGGACCAGATACGCACCCTGAACAGCCTCGCGACCGGCGGGCTGGCGCCCGACTGCACGCTGCTGCTTGACCTTCCGGCGGAGGACGGGCTGGCGCGCAGCGGGAAACGCGGCGTCCTGGACCGCATCGAGGGGGAATCGGCCGACTTTCACCACCGGGTCCGCGCCGCCTTTCTGGACATTGCGCGGGCGGAGCCGGAACGTATTACAATCATTGACGCCTCCGCCCCCGTGGAGGAGGTTTCCACAGCGGTCCGCCTCCGGGTGGACCGTCTGATCGAAACACGCTAG